The Flavobacterium piscisymbiosum genome includes a region encoding these proteins:
- a CDS encoding TolC family protein encodes MNSIYKIIANPFANFAKNLCSRWLSGLRLIALLLATTHISAQEKISLEKAIELAKSNNIDLKIADKEIEKQTVLKKTAFQPEPLQVQYQGGQFNSADYDHNVSVQQFFPMGSITKANRQLQEELVKLAEKRKALSAYEIEKAVTLSYYQYLYGVSIQKLNSELNDIYTKFLKNAELRFQTGESGNIEVISAKAKVKEIETQKAQLEYDLAIYQKQLQFFVQTNENIVPDDKTALQYTMLKEAGNSKAEGLITDYYQQQISVSQKEANTYKAMRIPKIGVGYFAQTIDTKSLYQGFTAGLQIPLFGGVNTARAQASAISISQSQLALDKNKLTLNLQRQELENNFKKQQKALDYYQKEGLQYADQIINTAQKSYANGDMSYWAYISFLNQAIDIKKQYTEATHTFNQSAIELQFPSLKNN; translated from the coding sequence ATGAATTCAATATATAAAATAATCGCAAACCCCTTTGCGAACTTTGCGAAAAACCTTTGCTCCCGATGGCTATCGGGATTGCGGTTAATTGCATTACTATTAGCCACCACGCATATATCAGCACAAGAAAAAATCAGCTTAGAAAAAGCCATAGAACTTGCTAAATCAAACAACATCGACTTAAAAATAGCCGATAAAGAAATAGAAAAGCAAACGGTTCTAAAGAAAACAGCATTTCAGCCCGAACCATTGCAGGTACAATATCAGGGCGGACAATTCAATAGTGCCGATTACGACCACAACGTTTCGGTTCAGCAGTTTTTCCCGATGGGAAGTATCACCAAAGCCAATCGTCAATTGCAGGAAGAATTGGTAAAACTGGCCGAAAAACGAAAAGCTTTATCTGCTTACGAAATTGAAAAAGCCGTTACGTTGTCGTATTACCAATATCTATACGGCGTTTCGATTCAGAAATTGAATTCGGAATTGAATGATATTTATACCAAATTCTTAAAGAATGCCGAACTGCGTTTTCAAACCGGAGAAAGCGGGAATATTGAAGTTATTAGCGCTAAAGCGAAAGTAAAAGAGATCGAAACGCAAAAAGCACAATTAGAATATGATTTGGCGATTTACCAAAAGCAGTTGCAATTTTTTGTTCAGACTAATGAAAACATAGTTCCCGATGACAAAACAGCGTTACAATATACGATGCTAAAAGAAGCAGGAAATTCGAAAGCAGAAGGTCTAATAACCGATTATTACCAACAGCAGATTTCGGTTTCTCAAAAAGAAGCCAATACGTATAAAGCCATGCGAATTCCGAAAATAGGAGTGGGTTATTTTGCCCAAACCATCGACACCAAATCGTTGTATCAGGGATTTACTGCCGGATTGCAAATTCCGTTATTTGGAGGCGTGAATACGGCCAGAGCCCAGGCTTCGGCGATTAGTATTTCGCAATCGCAATTGGCTTTAGATAAAAATAAATTAACGCTCAATCTGCAAAGACAAGAATTAGAAAATAATTTCAAGAAACAGCAAAAAGCATTAGATTATTATCAAAAAGAAGGATTGCAATACGCAGATCAGATCATCAATACGGCACAAAAAAGTTATGCCAATGGCGATATGAGTTATTGGGCGTACATCAGTTTTTTGAATCAGGCAATTGATATTAAAAAGCAATATACAGAAGCAACCCATACTTTTAATCAAAGTGCTATCGAACTTCAATTTCCATCTCTTAAAAATAATTAA